In Trichomycterus rosablanca isolate fTriRos1 chromosome 4, fTriRos1.hap1, whole genome shotgun sequence, one DNA window encodes the following:
- the rps4x gene encoding small ribosomal subunit protein eS4 yields MARGPKKHLKRVAAPKHWMLDKLTGVFAPRPSTGPHKLRECLPLIIFLRNRLKYALTGDEVKKICMQRFIKVDGKVRTDITYPAGFMDVISIEKTGENFRLIYDVKGRFTIHRITNEEAKYKLCKVKKLLVGTKGIPHLVTHDARTIRYPDPLIKANDTVRIDLATGKITDFIKFDTGNMCMVTGGANLGRIGVITNRERHPGSFDVVHVKDSTGNSFATRLSNIFVIGKGNKPWVSIPRGKGIRLTIAEERDKRLAAKQSSS; encoded by the exons ATG GCCAGAGGACCGAAGAAGCACTTGAAGCGCGTCGCCGCTCCCAAGCATTGGATGCTTGACAAACTGACTGGAGTGTTT GCTCCTCGGCCCTCCACCGGTCCCCACAAGCTGAGGGAGTGTCTGCCCCTCATCATTTTCCTGAGGAACCGGCTGAAGTATGCTCTGACTGGAGATGAGGTCAAGAAGATCTGCATGCAGAGGTTCATCAAGGTTGATGGCAAGGTCCGCACCGACATCACCTACCCTGCTGGATTCATGG ATGTTATCAGCATTGAGAAGACTGGCGAGAACTTCCGTCTGATCTACGATGTTAAAGGACGTTTCACCATCCACCGCATCACCAATGAGGAGGCTAAG TACAAGTTGTGCAAGGTGAAGAAACTCCTCGTCGGCACTAAGGGAATCCCACACCTGGTAACCCACGATGCTCGCACCATCCGTTACCCTGACCCCCTCATTAAGGCCAACGACACAGTTCGCATTGACCTGGCAACTGGCAAAATCACAGACTTTATCAAGTTTGACACCG GTAACATGTGCATGGTGACTGGTGGTGCTAACTTGGGACGTATTGGTGTAATCACCAACAGAGAGAGGCACCCTGGTTCCTTTGATGTGGTGCACGTTAAGGACAGCACTGGCAACAGCTTTGCCACCAGGCTCTCCAACATCTTTGTCATTGGCAAG GGCAACAAGCCATGGGTGTCCATTCCTCGTGGAAAGGGTATCCGTCTGACCATTGCTGAGGAGAGAGACAAGAGATTGGCTGCTAAGCAGAGCAGCAGCTAA
- the cited1 gene encoding cbp/p300-interacting transactivator 1: MSSLLLNSTMKDRDSLTLLHYSSTGKTATQFPTPNIHSSSPGLNKPQSFCLQSSQHLIASMQLQKLNSHYQSLAGSSVVPSGPNRGFGASPMGPAQISAPGLAQGPGIIDSDPVDEDVLMSLVVELGLDRANELPELWLGQNEFDFISDVPAGC; this comes from the coding sequence ATGAGCTCACTACTGCTCAACTCAACCATGAAGGATCGTGACTCTCTGACCCTCCTGCACTACTCTAGCACGGGCAAAACAGCAACACAGTTCCCAACTCCCAACATCCATTCTTCATCTCCAGGGCTCAACAAGCCTCAATCCTTCTGCTTGCAGTCCAGCCAGCACCTCATTGCATCAATGCAGCTCCAGAAACTTAACAGCCACTACCAGAGCCTGGCTGGATCTTCAGTGGTCCCTTCTGGTCCAAACCGAGGGTTCGGAGCAAGTCCAATGGGCCCAGCGCAGATCTCTGCTCCAGGTTTGGCTCAAGGACCTGGGATTATTGATTCTGATCCAGTGGATGAGGATGTTTTGATGTCATTAGTGGTCGAGCTTGGTTTGGACAGGGCTAATGAGCTCCCGGAGCTCTGGCTGGGTCAGAATGAATTTGACTTCATATCAGATGTTCCTGCTGGTTGCTGA